The window TATTTTAGAATAGTAAAGATTAGGCTTATCGAAGAGGTTTTTAAATTGACCGTAGCCTCCGAATACATCGTAGAGGTCTATGGGCTGGCCTTCCGAGAGGAGCTTAAAGCTCATCACTAAATTTGCTCTTGAAATATAGGTGTGGGCATCAGCCTTGTCCGATGTAATAAGATGCCTTTCGGTTCCGTTTGCCGAGATTCTAAAAATTCTTGATTGAAGTTCGGGATATTTTTTTGCCGTGTAGTTTTCAAGGTCTTTTATAAAGTCTATTGCTTCCTTTTGATCGGCATCCTTGGAAGGATCGTACTTTCCGTAGGTGCCCTGTCCCGTAAAGGCTGGAAGTTCTGCTTGACCGCTTCCCGTTTTTTTGGCTAAAAACTTAACGTTTTCGTTTGCCGATTTTATAGATGAGGCTATGGCCTCATCCGTTTGTTCGGGTGATGAGGCAAAGCCCCATACCCCGTCCTTAAAAGAGCGGGCACAAACTCCGGCTTTTCGGGCTTGAACATTGTTTATAAGGTCTCCGTTTACAGCTGCCACAGTCATAAAGCTGTCATTTTGAACCCTAAGCTCTGTGTACTCCGAAAAAAGCCTTGCATGGCTCTTTAAATCATCAAATTTCATGACATACCTCCATAAAAAGTTTTTGCAGGAAATATTAATTTCCGAAAAAGTTTATTCTTCTTCAAATTTATTGTTAAAAATAGTTTCGATTGCTTCGCTGGCTTCCTTTTCATCAGGCCCATCACAGGTGAGGGTGAGCTCTGTGCCGTAGGCGGCAGCCATAGTTATAATCCCTATTACCGATTTAGCATTGATTTTTGCATCTTCCTTGCATAAAAAAATTTCCGAAGAAAAATTGTTCGATTTTTGTGCAATAAGAGCTGCCGGCCGGGCATGTATTCCTGCCCGATTTTGAACCTTAATAGTTTTTGAAATCATAATTTATTCCTTCTAATAGGTGTCGTCATCAGTGTAGTAGGGTGCCCTTGCAGAATCTGTTTCGATCCATCTAAGAACATTTCTGCTGAATTCTCTTGCAGAAAAATACCCCATACTCTTTAGTCTTTCATTTTTAGCTGCCGTTTCCAAAATAATCGGCACATTCCTTCCGGGTTTAACCGGTATTTCCAATAGAGGAATTTTAACATCAAGAATTTCCGTTGTAAGTTCCTCAGTTCCCAATCTATCATAAACCTTTTCGGCATCCCATTCTTCAAGCTTTGCAACCAGCTGAATCTGCTTTACTTCCCGTATAGCTCCTATACCGTAAAGCTGGCGTATATTTATTATGCCTAAACCCCTTATTTCCATGTGATGGCCTATAATCTTATTGGCTCCCGTCCTACAAGGGTGTTTCCGTTTATGCAGGAGATTTCGACTACATCGTCGGCTACGAGGCGGTGCCCTCTTTCAATAAGTTCAAGGGCTGTTCGCTTTTTCCGACGCTGAGCTGCCCATTATGAGAATGCCTAGGCCGAAAACTTCAACCAAGACTCCATGTAAAGAAATTCTAGGGGCAAAGGTATTCGATAGGATTCGTAAGAGGCGTAAGGCCAGTTCATTTGAAGAAAGAGTTGAAGTCAAAATAGGGCAATTATGCTTATCGCTTATTTCTAAAAATTCCTTTGGAGGTTTTAAATCGTTTGAAAATAAACAGCATGGAATCTTAAAAGAAAACATTTTTTCGATTGTGGACAGGTCTTTTTTTTCCGTAAGGGTGGCAAGATAGGCGTATTCTCCTCGTCCGAAAAGCTGAACTCTTTCATTTGCAAATGAATCGAAAAAGCCTGAAAGGGCAAGTCCCGGACGGTTGATATTGGGTTCCAGAATCTTATTGGAAAGCCCCATTCTTCCCGATACACAGGTTAATTCAAGGGAGTCATGTTTTTTAAGGTCTAATTCCAAAAGATTGAGCACCGAAAAGCTTATGTTAGCCATGTTTTTAATATACACATTTAAGGCTGTTTTGTAAACAGACTTTGCCTGATTTTCAGTTGTTTTCATAATTTAAAATTTATGAGTTTAAAATAAAAAAGGGAGCCCCTTTAGAGCTCCCCCAAAATTAAAAACTTAAATTAAGCTTACTTCTTTTCTTGAACCTTGTCCTTTTCTTTTTTGACTTTTTGGTCGGCTATATCCATCATTTTATTGACGCCGGCCTCAAACTCATAGTTTTCGGTTGAAACATGGGCCGTGCCCCCCCACCTAAAGTTAATTGTTGTGTCGTAGATAAACTTTTTGTCCAGTTTGATAAAGCACTGAATATCGGTAATAAGATTATCCGCGTATTCGATTCTTTTAAACTTTTGATCCAGATATTTTTTCTGATCCTCGTCCATCGTAAATTTTACTGCTTGAATATTAATGTTCATAATTTCCTCCACACAATTTCATTGTACTTATAGGATACTACACTTTTGCTCAAAAGTCGAGCTTAAAATACGGATAAATGGTAAAAAAATGAAATTGAGCGGAAAACTGACTTTATTAAAAACTAGAGGCCTCTCGGGGCCTTTGCAGGGTCGATGGGCTTATTTTTATCATAGACCATAAAGTAGAGCCTTGCTTTGCCTGTGAGCAATTCTACTCCCAGCTCTCCCAGCTTTTGGCCTACGGCGATTGTATCTCCCTTTTTTACGACGATTTTCTCCATTCCGCCGTAAACATAGATGTGTTTTGTCTTAGATTGAACAAATACGACCTGACCGAAGCCTCGGTGAGGGCCTGTGGATACGACTTTCCCTGAGCTTACAGCCTTTACGGCCTGTCCCTTTACCGAATCTATAACGACTCCGGTGATTTTTCCTGAAAGATAGGCAACCTTTGAGGCCGGAACGGGCCAAAGGAGCTTGGAATCGGCTTGCTTTGTAGAAGTGCTCGGCTTTACGGCCTGAGTTTCCTTATCGGAGCCTGCCTTTGTAATTGAGGTTTTTTCTTGTTTGCCGTCTTGAGGTGCTTTGCTCTCCTGCTCTTGGGCCGTGCCTTGGGATTTTCCTTGAGGGATTTTTAAAATTTGGCCTATTTTTAAGGGCGTTTTTTCGTTAAGTCCGTTTAGTTTAAGGATATCGGAAAATTTGACGCCGAATTTTTTTGCCAAGGCATAAAGAGTATCTCCTTTTTGTATCACATGGGTGATCTCCTCCGAACCGGTCTTGGCATTAGTTTTTTTATCGTTTTTTGCAGAACTTTCTACCGGAATTATGAGCTTTTGCCCTATCTTTATTTTTGAAGGGTCGCTTAAGTTATTTTTTTTGAGAATAGAATCTATAGGCGTATTATATTTTTTGCTAATGGAATAAAGAGTGTCTCCTTTTTCGATTATATGCACGATATCTTCTGCAAAGCAGAAAAATGAGAACAAAATAAAAAATAAAGGCCTTAAGATGTTTTTTTTATACATTAAGCCTCTGTTGGAGGGGTAAACATATCAACCATAAAAGCTAAATCTTC of the Treponema denticola ATCC 35405 genome contains:
- a CDS encoding M23 family metallopeptidase, which codes for MYKKNILRPLFFILFSFFCFAEDIVHIIEKGDTLYSISKKYNTPIDSILKKNNLSDPSKIKIGQKLIIPVESSAKNDKKTNAKTGSEEITHVIQKGDTLYALAKKFGVKFSDILKLNGLNEKTPLKIGQILKIPQGKSQGTAQEQESKAPQDGKQEKTSITKAGSDKETQAVKPSTSTKQADSKLLWPVPASKVAYLSGKITGVVIDSVKGQAVKAVSSGKVVSTGPHRGFGQVVFVQSKTKHIYVYGGMEKIVVKKGDTIAVGQKLGELGVELLTGKARLYFMVYDKNKPIDPAKAPRGL
- a CDS encoding HPr family phosphocarrier protein — its product is MISKTIKVQNRAGIHARPAALIAQKSNNFSSEIFLCKEDAKINAKSVIGIITMAAAYGTELTLTCDGPDEKEASEAIETIFNNKFEEE
- a CDS encoding HPF/RaiA family ribosome-associated protein, which gives rise to MNINIQAVKFTMDEDQKKYLDQKFKRIEYADNLITDIQCFIKLDKKFIYDTTINFRWGGTAHVSTENYEFEAGVNKMMDIADQKVKKEKDKVQEKK